A single window of Bordetella genomosp. 11 DNA harbors:
- a CDS encoding SDR family NAD(P)-dependent oxidoreductase → MSAPLDGRHALVTGGSRGIGHAIAERLLRDGASVTLLGRDEASLATAAAALAPLAGPGGAVRWQAADVTDPHAVRQACAAAARASGPIGILVNNAGQARSERFDRTDAALWESMLAVNLSGPFHCIQAVLPGMLQEGWGRIVNVASTAGLAGYAYVSAYCAAKHGVIGLTRALALETAGKGITVNAVCPGYTDTDIVRDAARNIAAKTGMDETRARETLARRNPQGRLVQPEEVAHAVAWLCQPGAAAINGQSIPVDGGEIMVG, encoded by the coding sequence ATGAGCGCCCCCCTCGATGGCCGTCACGCGCTGGTCACCGGCGGCAGCCGCGGCATCGGCCATGCGATCGCGGAGCGCCTGCTGCGCGACGGTGCTTCCGTGACGCTGCTGGGCCGCGACGAGGCCTCGCTGGCAACGGCGGCGGCCGCGCTGGCGCCGCTGGCCGGGCCCGGCGGCGCCGTGCGCTGGCAGGCCGCCGACGTGACGGATCCGCACGCGGTGCGACAGGCTTGCGCCGCCGCGGCCCGCGCATCGGGGCCGATCGGCATCCTGGTGAACAACGCCGGCCAGGCCCGCAGCGAGCGCTTCGACCGCACCGATGCGGCCCTGTGGGAGAGCATGCTGGCGGTCAACCTGAGCGGCCCCTTCCATTGCATCCAGGCGGTGCTGCCCGGCATGCTGCAGGAAGGGTGGGGCCGCATCGTCAATGTGGCCAGCACGGCCGGGCTTGCGGGGTATGCCTATGTCAGCGCCTATTGCGCCGCCAAGCACGGCGTCATCGGACTGACGCGGGCGCTGGCGCTGGAAACGGCAGGCAAGGGGATTACGGTGAATGCGGTCTGCCCGGGCTATACCGATACCGATATCGTGCGCGATGCGGCACGCAATATCGCGGCGAAGACCGGCATGGACGAAACGCGCGCGCGCGAAACGTTGGCGCGCCGGAATCCGCAGGGCCGGCTGGTGCAGCCGGAGGAAGTGGCGCACGCCGTCGCATGGCTGTGCCAGCCGGGCGCCGCTGCGATCAATGGCCAGTCCATCCCCGTGGATGGCGGGGAAATCATGGTGGGATAG
- the siaA gene encoding biofilm regulation protein phosphatase SiaA (SiaB is a threonine kinase acting on SiaC; SiaA is the matching phosphatase.), with translation MAKLGLRAKSLLALVLACLLALIPTALLGWHAMEQVREHFGRAYADNFALLSRQRILAPVARELALSQRLAQSQLAIDWMRDENNADKRDRFFKEAEGYRAALRSHAYFLINAASGKYYFNEAGKPFSDAPRYQLHPGDPEDRWFYDSLRSSADYNINVNPDGKLKLTRVWFNVIVRDQGKPLAIGGASLDLSDFLHEFVGSGEPGVTPIIIDEKGSIQAHPDPALIDYNSGAVEDGKRGRIFTLIQDEAGRAALAQALRDAPKTPDAAQAIWVRLQGKRQLMSVSYVPELHWYVLAAVDLHAARIVDTAGLWPAAAAVVLLICGLLAAFGYAVNRLVLRPIRKLQQSARAIADGRYDVGLPKGGADEIGDLSRAFGVMAEKVRTHTQELESKVRERTRALEAANLAMASANKKIGDSIDYASLIQQAILPRRQMAQSLGTHHFVMWKPRDVVGGDFYVFRADGDNCLLGVMDCAGHGVPGALMTMLVRAAVDVAIAETGPSDPAAILARTDAAIRAMLADMQVPHALATNTDAGLVYIDRASGKLLFAGAKISLYETDGVDCREHRGARRALGDKRQGEYANLTLPLAAGMTFYLSTDGFLDQAGGDHGFGFGSTRFTRTLIEMARLPLGAQAEALDRVLEEYRGDLPQRDDITILSFRFE, from the coding sequence ATGGCGAAGTTAGGTTTGCGGGCGAAATCGCTGCTCGCGCTGGTGCTGGCATGCCTGCTGGCGCTGATTCCCACCGCATTGCTCGGTTGGCACGCCATGGAGCAGGTGCGCGAGCATTTCGGCCGCGCCTATGCCGACAACTTCGCGCTGCTTAGCCGCCAGCGCATTCTGGCCCCGGTTGCACGCGAGCTTGCGCTGTCGCAGCGGCTGGCCCAGTCGCAACTGGCCATCGATTGGATGCGGGACGAAAACAACGCCGACAAGCGCGACCGCTTCTTCAAGGAAGCGGAAGGCTACCGCGCCGCGCTGCGTTCCCATGCCTACTTCCTGATCAACGCCGCCAGCGGCAAATATTACTTCAACGAGGCGGGCAAACCGTTTTCCGACGCGCCGCGCTACCAGCTGCATCCCGGCGACCCGGAAGACCGCTGGTTCTACGACAGCCTGCGGTCCAGCGCGGACTACAACATCAACGTCAATCCCGACGGCAAGCTCAAGCTTACCCGGGTCTGGTTCAATGTGATCGTGCGCGACCAGGGCAAGCCCCTGGCCATCGGCGGCGCCAGCCTGGACCTGAGCGACTTCCTGCATGAATTCGTCGGCAGCGGCGAACCCGGCGTCACGCCCATCATCATCGACGAAAAGGGCAGCATCCAGGCGCACCCCGATCCGGCGCTGATCGATTACAACTCCGGCGCCGTCGAGGACGGCAAGCGCGGACGGATATTCACGCTGATCCAGGACGAGGCCGGCCGCGCCGCATTGGCGCAGGCACTGCGCGACGCGCCGAAAACGCCGGACGCCGCGCAGGCGATCTGGGTACGCCTGCAGGGCAAACGCCAGCTGATGTCGGTGTCGTATGTGCCGGAGCTGCACTGGTATGTGCTGGCTGCCGTCGACCTGCACGCGGCGCGCATCGTCGATACCGCCGGCCTGTGGCCGGCCGCCGCGGCCGTGGTGCTGCTGATCTGCGGCCTGCTGGCCGCCTTCGGCTACGCGGTCAACCGCCTGGTGCTGCGGCCGATACGCAAACTGCAGCAGTCGGCGCGCGCCATCGCGGATGGCCGCTACGATGTGGGCCTGCCCAAGGGCGGTGCCGACGAAATCGGCGATCTCAGCCGGGCCTTCGGCGTGATGGCGGAAAAGGTTCGAACCCATACCCAGGAGCTCGAAAGCAAGGTGCGCGAGCGCACGCGCGCGCTGGAAGCCGCCAACCTGGCCATGGCCAGCGCCAACAAGAAGATCGGCGACTCCATCGACTATGCCAGCCTGATCCAGCAGGCCATCCTGCCGCGCCGCCAGATGGCGCAGTCGCTGGGAACGCATCACTTCGTCATGTGGAAACCCCGCGATGTGGTGGGTGGCGATTTCTATGTCTTCCGCGCCGATGGCGATAACTGCCTGCTGGGCGTGATGGACTGCGCGGGGCATGGCGTGCCGGGCGCGCTGATGACGATGCTGGTGCGGGCCGCCGTGGACGTGGCCATTGCCGAGACCGGGCCGTCGGATCCGGCCGCCATCCTGGCGCGTACCGACGCCGCCATCCGGGCGATGCTGGCCGATATGCAGGTACCGCACGCCCTGGCGACCAACACCGACGCCGGTCTGGTCTATATTGACCGCGCATCCGGTAAGCTGCTGTTCGCCGGCGCCAAGATTTCGCTGTACGAAACCGACGGCGTGGACTGCCGCGAGCATCGCGGCGCGCGCCGGGCGCTGGGCGACAAGCGCCAGGGCGAGTACGCCAACCTGACCTTGCCCCTGGCCGCGGGCATGACGTTCTACCTGAGTACCGATGGCTTCCTGGACCAGGCGGGCGGCGACCACGGCTTCGGATTCGGCAGCACACGCTTCACCCGCACACTGATAGAGATGGCGCGGCTGCCGCTGGGCGCCCAGGCCGAGGCATTGGACAGGGTCCTGGAGGAATACCGAGGCGACTTGCCGCAGCGCGACGACATCACCATACTTTCCTTTCGCTTCGAATAA
- the siaC gene encoding biofilm regulation phosphoprotein SiaC — MKELNIPASQSTPAIVTDRSKGSLHLSGDSYPENSFELFGPVIQWVDDYLASTRQALSVILELQYLNTSSVKAVMDIFDLLEAAHGDGHDVAVTWYYDSRNERVGELAEEFKEDCTFPFTVVGR, encoded by the coding sequence ATGAAAGAACTCAATATCCCCGCCTCCCAATCGACGCCGGCCATCGTGACCGACCGCTCGAAGGGAAGCCTGCACCTGAGTGGCGACTCCTATCCCGAGAACTCCTTCGAGTTGTTCGGGCCGGTTATCCAGTGGGTGGACGACTACCTGGCCTCCACCCGCCAGGCGCTGTCCGTCATCCTGGAGCTGCAGTATCTGAACACCAGCAGCGTCAAGGCCGTCATGGACATCTTCGACCTGCTCGAAGCGGCGCACGGAGACGGCCACGACGTGGCGGTGACCTGGTACTACGACAGCCGCAACGAACGCGTCGGCGAACTGGCCGAAGAGTTCAAGGAAGACTGTACCTTCCCCTTTACGGTCGTCGGCCGCTGA
- the siaD gene encoding biofilm regulation diguanylate cyclase SiaD: MKKKRYQDLEARIQSMLDEPGYADHPLRGVLDELWQHTNEQLERIERISYLSDAFQMMARQRELGLVARYDRELKRLAKLVRISDGYQEMMRDMNAALKESSIRDPLTNLLNRRALMERMKELSLAAEADQPAFVVAMLDVDHFKRINDRYGHDAGDRALTRLADIMRCSVRDSDDVARWGGEEFLVLLPNISLEEGEAVIDRILAGVRGNAIEVEGEQLLLTVSVGMALHRNGESVSTTLSRADRALYLAKQAGRDRVALERRPAL, encoded by the coding sequence ATGAAAAAGAAGCGCTACCAGGATCTCGAGGCGCGCATCCAGTCCATGCTGGATGAGCCCGGCTACGCGGATCACCCGCTGCGCGGCGTGCTCGATGAACTCTGGCAGCACACCAACGAGCAGTTGGAACGCATCGAGCGCATTTCATATCTGTCGGATGCCTTCCAGATGATGGCGCGACAGCGCGAACTGGGCCTGGTGGCGCGCTACGACCGCGAGCTGAAGCGCCTGGCCAAGCTGGTGCGCATCTCCGACGGCTACCAGGAAATGATGCGCGACATGAATGCCGCGCTGAAGGAATCCTCGATCCGCGATCCGCTGACCAATCTGCTGAATCGCCGGGCGCTGATGGAGCGCATGAAGGAACTGTCCCTTGCCGCGGAAGCGGACCAGCCGGCCTTCGTCGTGGCCATGCTGGACGTCGACCATTTCAAGCGCATCAACGACCGCTACGGCCACGATGCCGGCGATCGCGCCTTGACGCGGCTGGCCGACATCATGCGTTGCTCCGTGCGCGATAGCGATGACGTGGCGCGCTGGGGCGGCGAGGAATTCCTGGTGCTGTTGCCCAATATCAGCCTGGAGGAAGGCGAGGCCGTCATCGACCGCATCCTGGCGGGCGTGCGCGGCAATGCCATCGAAGTCGAGGGCGAGCAACTGCTGCTGACCGTCAGCGTCGGCATGGCCCTGCATCGCAACGGCGAAAGCGTTTCCACCACCCTGAGCCGCGCGGACCGCGCCCTGTACCTGGCCAAGCAGGCCGGTCGCGACCGTGTCGCGCTGGAGCGGCGCCCGGCGCTTTAG
- a CDS encoding GNAT family N-acetyltransferase, with translation MIPPPDPGVLHTPRLRLRLWRDEDLAPYVALNADPRVTEFLPGPVSPEMARRFFEMQNALYARDKCCYFAAELTSSGALLGFIGLKYQDFAVPFAPCFEIGWRLDARYWGQGLASEGAREVLAYGFNELGLDEIVSFTVPANERSRRVMARIGMTRDPAGDFSHPALPAGHPLAQHVLYRLSRRTAALSNGSAPGGRQASTTSTPAPRQRRSSSSTPVSACALVTMRLTS, from the coding sequence ATGATCCCGCCACCCGACCCGGGCGTCCTGCACACGCCACGACTTCGCTTACGCCTGTGGCGCGACGAAGACCTGGCCCCCTATGTCGCGCTCAACGCCGACCCCCGCGTTACGGAATTCCTGCCAGGCCCCGTTTCGCCAGAGATGGCGCGACGTTTCTTCGAGATGCAAAACGCGCTTTATGCGCGGGACAAATGCTGTTATTTCGCCGCGGAACTCACGTCTTCGGGAGCACTCCTCGGCTTTATCGGCTTGAAGTACCAGGATTTCGCGGTGCCGTTCGCGCCATGTTTCGAGATCGGCTGGCGCCTGGACGCCCGGTACTGGGGGCAGGGGCTGGCCAGCGAAGGCGCGCGCGAGGTGCTCGCCTACGGGTTCAATGAGCTGGGGCTGGACGAGATCGTGTCCTTCACCGTTCCCGCGAACGAAAGATCGCGCCGCGTCATGGCTCGGATCGGCATGACGCGCGACCCGGCCGGTGATTTCTCGCATCCTGCCTTGCCGGCCGGGCATCCCCTGGCGCAACATGTCCTGTATCGCTTGAGCCGCCGCACGGCGGCATTGTCGAATGGGTCCGCGCCAGGGGGCCGTCAGGCCAGCACGACCTCCACGCCGGCGCCGCGCCAGCGCCGCAGTTCTTCTTCGACACCGGTGTCCGCGTGCGCGTTGGTAACGATGCGGCTGACGTCCTGA
- the siaB gene encoding biofilm regulation protein kinase SiaB: MKASDLYALRERFNQDRTLLCFNGPISRSLIEEIGNALKNYLETQMARPAEAMDVFSAYIEMTQNIRQYAMQQGYGDADAAATVVIARDEQGRYTVSAGNRVELADGERLVERVRELAAMDKAELKAAYKTQLRQPRDPSASTGAGLGLIDLARRASAGIEASLSAHGDGRGFFSLSVVI, from the coding sequence ATGAAAGCATCGGACCTTTACGCGCTGCGGGAGCGATTCAACCAGGACCGCACGCTGCTTTGCTTCAACGGGCCCATCTCCCGCAGCCTTATCGAGGAGATCGGCAACGCGCTGAAGAACTACCTGGAAACCCAGATGGCGCGTCCCGCGGAAGCCATGGACGTGTTCTCGGCCTATATCGAGATGACGCAGAACATCCGCCAGTACGCCATGCAGCAGGGCTACGGCGATGCCGACGCGGCGGCCACCGTCGTGATCGCCCGCGACGAGCAGGGACGCTATACCGTCAGCGCGGGCAATCGCGTCGAGCTGGCCGATGGCGAACGCCTGGTCGAACGCGTGCGCGAGCTGGCGGCGATGGACAAGGCCGAACTGAAGGCGGCCTACAAAACGCAGTTGCGCCAGCCGCGCGATCCGTCCGCCTCCACCGGCGCCGGCCTTGGCCTGATAGACCTGGCGCGCCGCGCCAGTGCCGGCATCGAGGCCTCGCTCAGCGCGCACGGCGACGGCCGTGGTTTTTTCAGCCTGAGCGTAGTCATCTGA
- a CDS encoding bifunctional salicylyl-CoA 5-hydroxylase/oxidoreductase, with product MKIVCLGGGPAGLYFGLLMKLRNPDNRVTVVERNRPYDTFGWGVVFSDATMENLRRADPVSAREISDAFNHWDDIDIHFKGRTLRSGGHGFIGIGRKKLLNILQARCEQVGVELVFETLVDDDQALARRYDADLVIAADGINSRVRDTYADTFEPDIDLRRNRFVWLGTEKAFDAFTFAFVQTPHGWFQAHAYRFEPGLSTFIVETPESTWQAAGLDKMSQEEGIRYCESLFAPWLDGKPLMSNARHLRGSAIWIRFPRVICGHWVRWNTLDTPSGRREVPVVLMGDAAHSAHFSIGSGTKLALEDAIELADQLTAGASATRRPAADSPAGNGTPAPQADAASIDALRAALLRYEEIRGVEVLKIQNAARNSTEWFEHVDRYACLQPEQFAYSLLTRSQRISHENLRLRDPDWLQGYERWLAARAGVDVDARERPPLPMLTPYEARGVRLKNRIVVSPMAMYACTDGVPGDFHLVHLGAKALGGAGLVMVEMTCTSPDARITPGCPGLWNDAQGAAFARIVGFIHGHSDARVGIQLGHAGRKGSTQLGWQRMDHPLPSDNWPLLSASALPYLPGISQTPRAMSRADMDRVRDDFVAAARRAAVAGFDWLELHCAHGYLLSSFISPLTNRRDDEYGGDLDARLRYPLEVFAAVREAWPRRLPMSVRISAHDWVEGGITADDAVEIARRFKAAGADMIDCSSGQVSPDQHPVYGRMYQTPFADRVRNEADIPTIAVGAIFEADHVNGIIASGRADLCALARPHLADSAWTLREAARVGYTDVDWPVHYLAGKRQLETNFARAATAPQADARSET from the coding sequence ATGAAGATAGTGTGCCTGGGCGGCGGTCCCGCGGGGCTGTACTTCGGCCTGTTGATGAAACTGCGCAACCCGGACAACCGGGTTACGGTGGTCGAACGAAATCGTCCGTACGACACCTTCGGCTGGGGCGTGGTCTTCTCCGACGCGACCATGGAAAACCTGCGCCGCGCCGATCCCGTTTCCGCGCGCGAAATCAGCGACGCCTTCAACCATTGGGACGACATCGATATCCACTTCAAGGGTCGTACCCTGCGCAGCGGCGGACATGGCTTCATCGGCATCGGCCGCAAGAAGCTGCTGAACATCCTGCAGGCGCGATGCGAGCAGGTCGGCGTCGAGCTGGTATTCGAAACCCTGGTGGACGACGACCAGGCCCTGGCGCGCCGCTACGATGCCGACCTGGTGATCGCCGCCGACGGCATCAACAGCCGCGTGCGCGACACCTACGCGGATACCTTCGAGCCCGACATCGACCTGCGACGCAACCGCTTCGTCTGGCTGGGGACGGAGAAAGCCTTCGATGCCTTTACCTTCGCCTTCGTCCAGACCCCGCACGGCTGGTTCCAGGCGCACGCGTACCGCTTTGAGCCGGGCCTTTCCACCTTCATCGTCGAAACGCCGGAATCGACCTGGCAGGCTGCGGGCCTGGACAAGATGAGCCAGGAAGAGGGCATACGCTATTGCGAATCCCTGTTCGCGCCCTGGCTGGACGGCAAACCGCTGATGAGCAACGCCCGCCACCTGCGCGGATCCGCCATCTGGATCCGTTTCCCGCGCGTGATCTGCGGACACTGGGTGCGCTGGAACACCCTGGACACGCCCAGCGGGCGGCGCGAGGTTCCCGTGGTGCTGATGGGCGACGCCGCGCATAGCGCGCATTTCTCCATCGGCTCCGGCACCAAGCTGGCGCTGGAAGACGCCATCGAACTGGCGGACCAGCTCACGGCCGGCGCGTCCGCCACGCGGCGGCCGGCCGCCGACTCGCCCGCCGGCAACGGCACGCCGGCGCCGCAAGCCGATGCGGCAAGCATCGACGCGCTGCGCGCGGCCCTGCTGCGCTATGAAGAGATCCGCGGCGTCGAGGTCCTGAAGATCCAGAATGCCGCGCGCAATTCCACCGAATGGTTCGAGCACGTCGATCGCTACGCCTGCCTGCAGCCGGAGCAGTTCGCCTATTCGCTGCTGACGCGGTCGCAGCGGATCTCGCACGAGAACCTGCGCCTGCGCGATCCGGACTGGCTGCAGGGCTATGAACGCTGGCTGGCCGCGCGCGCCGGCGTCGACGTCGACGCGCGCGAACGGCCGCCGCTACCCATGCTGACGCCATACGAAGCGCGCGGTGTGCGCCTGAAGAACCGCATCGTGGTGTCGCCCATGGCCATGTACGCCTGCACGGACGGCGTGCCGGGCGACTTCCATCTGGTGCACCTGGGAGCGAAAGCCCTTGGGGGCGCCGGCCTGGTCATGGTGGAGATGACCTGCACGTCGCCCGATGCGCGCATTACGCCGGGCTGCCCGGGCCTGTGGAACGACGCGCAGGGCGCGGCCTTTGCCCGTATCGTCGGCTTCATCCATGGCCACAGCGACGCGCGCGTCGGTATCCAGCTGGGCCACGCCGGCCGCAAGGGCTCCACCCAGCTGGGCTGGCAGCGCATGGACCATCCCCTGCCGTCGGACAACTGGCCGCTGCTGTCGGCGTCGGCACTGCCCTACCTGCCTGGAATATCGCAGACACCGCGCGCGATGAGCCGCGCGGACATGGACCGCGTGCGCGACGATTTCGTGGCCGCCGCGCGGCGCGCCGCGGTGGCCGGATTCGACTGGCTGGAATTGCATTGCGCCCACGGCTACCTGTTGTCCAGCTTCATTTCGCCGCTGACCAATCGGCGCGACGACGAATACGGCGGCGATCTCGATGCCCGCTTGCGCTATCCGCTGGAGGTCTTTGCGGCGGTGCGTGAGGCCTGGCCCCGCCGCCTGCCGATGTCCGTGCGCATCTCCGCGCACGATTGGGTGGAAGGCGGCATCACCGCCGACGACGCCGTGGAGATCGCGCGCCGCTTCAAGGCCGCCGGCGCCGACATGATCGACTGCTCGTCCGGCCAGGTCAGTCCAGACCAGCATCCGGTGTACGGACGCATGTACCAGACGCCCTTCGCCGACCGCGTACGCAACGAGGCCGATATCCCGACCATCGCGGTGGGCGCGATCTTCGAGGCCGACCACGTCAACGGCATTATCGCGTCGGGCCGTGCCGACCTCTGCGCGCTGGCGCGGCCGCACCTGGCCGACTCCGCCTGGACGCTGCGCGAGGCGGCGCGCGTGGGCTATACCGATGTCGATTGGCCGGTGCACTACCTGGCCGGCAAGCGCCAGCTGGAAACCAATTTCGCCCGCGCCGCGACCGCGCCGCAGGCCGATGCCAGGAGCGAAACATGA
- a CDS encoding DeoR/GlpR family DNA-binding transcription regulator, with protein MLQEERIARIQALLGAYARMSTERLARELSVSRETVRRDILELEAQGALRRVHGGVVTTAAHAEPPYAQRQHLRAREKRAIARAVLPMLAPGQVILLDAGTTTGYLAEALCGLAGLTVITNSLGIAMTLSERTGPGAAPRHEVILLGGTPHGDVPATYGSGTINEIGRYHADLALLSPVGLSAIHGATSYAHHEAAIAQAMAAQARERVLLADHGKIGLVSRVRYASPQDVSRIVTNAHADTGVEEELRRWRGAGVEVVLA; from the coding sequence ATGCTGCAGGAAGAACGCATTGCCCGCATCCAGGCCCTGCTCGGCGCCTATGCGCGCATGAGCACCGAGCGACTGGCGCGGGAACTCTCGGTTTCGCGCGAAACGGTGCGCCGCGACATCCTGGAACTCGAAGCCCAGGGCGCCCTGCGGCGCGTGCATGGCGGTGTGGTGACGACGGCGGCTCACGCCGAGCCGCCCTACGCCCAGCGCCAGCACCTGCGCGCCCGCGAAAAGCGGGCCATCGCCCGCGCCGTACTGCCGATGCTGGCGCCGGGACAGGTCATCCTGCTGGACGCCGGCACCACCACCGGCTACCTGGCTGAAGCGCTGTGCGGCCTGGCCGGCCTGACCGTCATCACGAACTCGCTCGGCATCGCCATGACGCTCTCGGAACGGACCGGCCCGGGCGCCGCGCCGCGCCATGAAGTCATCCTGCTGGGCGGAACCCCGCACGGCGATGTACCGGCGACCTACGGCAGCGGCACCATCAACGAAATCGGCCGCTACCATGCGGACCTGGCCCTGCTATCGCCGGTGGGACTCAGCGCCATCCATGGGGCCACCAGCTACGCCCATCACGAAGCCGCGATCGCGCAAGCGATGGCAGCGCAGGCCAGGGAACGGGTACTGCTGGCCGACCACGGCAAGATCGGCCTGGTCAGCCGGGTTCGCTATGCCAGCCCTCAGGACGTCAGCCGCATCGTTACCAACGCGCACGCGGACACCGGTGTCGAAGAAGAACTGCGGCGCTGGCGCGGCGCCGGCGTGGAGGTCGTGCTGGCCTGA
- a CDS encoding phosphocholine-specific phospholipase C, with protein MINNAKRKFLRNSLGATASLTALSMFPPSIRRALAIPANNRTGTIKDVEHVVILMQENRSFDNYFGTLAGVRGFGDRFTIPLPNALNVWQQLNANGKPILPYHLDQTQGNAQRVSGTPHGWTDARDAWDKGRMYQWARFKKQQSMGYFTEQEAPFQFALADAFTVCDGYFCSLHGGTNTNRLFFWTGTNGANTPAGRVVVNNVWDGLDTTTDLATTGFDWMTYPERLTQAGVSWMVYQNMPDNFTDNSLIGFKQYRDANLRSGKPVYHDVPVNPPYNPATDDAGNPLYKGIANTMPDGGFLATFKQDILDGKLAQVSWIVAPETYSEHPGPSSPVQGGWYTQEVLDALTANPEVWSKTVLLINFDENDGFFDHVPPPCAPSLDIASGTTSGKSTLSAADMSYEYYTHSAVPNTSMPAPDGDCYGPGPRVPMYVISPWSRGGWVNSQQFDHTSVLRFLEARFGVAETQISPYRRAVFGDLTSAFNFATPNDNPLPTLGGRRTRNDADTLRISQDALGQVALPTPQDLPRQDSGTRPSRALPYELHTSARADAASGKVTLIFANTGSAAAVFHVYDRLHLDRIPRRYAVEAGKQLDDSWDANAADDGRYDLWVLGPNGYHRAFAGDLSAQAASGAAVPEIRVCYDVANGNVYLTALNTGGKDARITVRAKAYRDDGPWNLTVAPGASQDLHWDLKDSARWYDFVATCAGQPGWSRRFAGRVETGQDGLSDPAMGMQDL; from the coding sequence ATGATCAACAACGCCAAACGCAAGTTCCTGCGCAACAGCCTGGGGGCCACCGCGTCCCTGACCGCACTGAGCATGTTTCCGCCCAGCATCCGCCGCGCGCTGGCCATCCCGGCGAACAACCGCACGGGCACGATCAAGGACGTCGAGCACGTCGTCATCCTGATGCAGGAGAACCGCTCGTTCGACAACTACTTCGGCACCCTGGCCGGCGTGCGCGGCTTCGGCGACCGCTTCACCATTCCGCTGCCCAACGCCCTGAACGTGTGGCAGCAGCTGAATGCCAACGGCAAGCCCATCCTGCCCTACCACCTGGACCAGACGCAGGGCAACGCGCAACGCGTCAGCGGCACGCCGCACGGCTGGACGGACGCGCGCGACGCCTGGGACAAAGGCCGCATGTACCAATGGGCCCGCTTCAAGAAACAGCAATCCATGGGGTACTTCACCGAGCAGGAAGCGCCTTTCCAGTTCGCGCTGGCCGATGCCTTCACCGTGTGCGACGGGTATTTCTGCTCGCTGCATGGCGGCACCAATACCAACCGCCTGTTCTTCTGGACCGGCACCAACGGCGCCAACACGCCGGCCGGCCGCGTGGTCGTGAACAATGTCTGGGACGGGCTGGACACCACCACCGACCTGGCCACCACCGGCTTCGACTGGATGACGTACCCGGAGCGATTGACGCAAGCCGGCGTGTCCTGGATGGTCTACCAGAACATGCCCGACAACTTCACCGACAACTCGCTCATCGGTTTCAAGCAATATCGCGACGCCAACCTGCGCTCGGGCAAACCGGTGTATCACGACGTCCCGGTCAATCCGCCCTACAACCCCGCGACGGACGACGCCGGCAATCCGCTGTACAAGGGCATCGCCAATACCATGCCGGACGGCGGCTTCCTCGCCACGTTCAAACAGGACATCCTGGACGGCAAGCTCGCCCAGGTCTCGTGGATCGTCGCGCCGGAAACCTATTCCGAACATCCCGGGCCTTCCAGCCCCGTGCAGGGCGGCTGGTACACGCAGGAGGTGCTGGACGCGCTGACGGCCAATCCGGAGGTCTGGTCCAAGACGGTGCTGCTGATCAACTTCGACGAGAACGACGGTTTCTTCGATCACGTCCCGCCGCCATGCGCGCCCTCGCTGGACATCGCGTCCGGCACCACATCCGGCAAGTCGACGCTGAGCGCCGCCGACATGTCCTACGAGTACTACACGCACAGCGCGGTGCCCAATACCTCGATGCCCGCACCCGATGGCGACTGCTATGGACCGGGGCCGCGCGTGCCCATGTATGTGATCTCGCCCTGGAGCCGCGGCGGCTGGGTGAACTCGCAGCAGTTCGATCACACATCCGTATTGCGCTTCCTCGAAGCCCGCTTCGGCGTGGCGGAAACCCAGATCAGCCCGTATCGCCGCGCCGTCTTCGGCGACCTGACCTCGGCCTTCAACTTCGCCACGCCGAACGACAACCCGCTGCCCACCCTGGGCGGCAGGCGCACCCGCAACGACGCGGACACCCTGCGCATCTCGCAGGACGCGCTGGGCCAGGTCGCGCTGCCCACGCCACAGGACCTGCCGCGCCAGGACAGCGGCACCCGGCCGTCGCGCGCCCTGCCCTATGAACTGCACACCAGCGCCCGCGCCGATGCGGCCAGCGGCAAGGTGACCTTGATCTTCGCCAATACGGGTTCCGCCGCCGCGGTGTTCCACGTCTACGACCGGCTACACCTGGACCGCATTCCGCGGCGCTACGCGGTCGAGGCCGGCAAGCAGCTGGACGACAGCTGGGACGCCAACGCCGCGGACGATGGCCGGTACGACCTTTGGGTACTGGGGCCGAACGGCTACCACCGCGCCTTTGCCGGCGACCTGTCGGCGCAGGCCGCCAGCGGTGCCGCCGTGCCGGAGATCCGCGTCTGCTATGACGTGGCGAACGGCAACGTCTACCTGACCGCGCTGAATACCGGCGGCAAGGATGCGCGCATCACCGTGCGGGCCAAGGCCTACCGCGATGACGGGCCATGGAACCTGACGGTGGCCCCGGGCGCCAGCCAGGACCTGCACTGGGATCTGAAGGACAGCGCGCGATGGTACGATTTCGTCGCCACCTGCGCCGGACAGCCCGGCTGGTCGCGCCGTTTCGCCGGCCGCGTCGAAACGGGCCAGGACGGCCTGAGCGATCCCGCGATGGGCATGCAGGACCTTTAA